Proteins from a genomic interval of Diospyros lotus cultivar Yz01 chromosome 6, ASM1463336v1, whole genome shotgun sequence:
- the LOC127804909 gene encoding probable xyloglucan endotransglucosylase/hydrolase protein 23: MVIHCNTSGLVVVVAALSLVAAAASAGNFYQDFNIKWGDGRAKILNGGSLLTLSLDKASGSGFQSKNQYLFGKIDMQLKLVPGNSAGTVTSYYLSSLGSNHDEIDFEFLGNLSGDPYVLHTNVFTQGKGNREQQFYLWFDPTKDFHTYSILWNPQSIIFSVDGTPIRQFKNLESKGIPFPKSQPMWIYSSLWDAEDWATRGGLVKTDWSQAPFTAAYRNFAAQACVWTAASAGACNSNGSGDSWLRQSLDSAGEARMKWAQKNYMIYNYCADTKRFPQGPPPECSLT; this comes from the exons ATGGTTATCCATTGTAATACTTCCGGCCttgtggtggtggtggcggcCCTTTCGctggtggcggcggcggcgtcCGCCGGCAACTTCTACCAGGACTTCAACATCAAGTGGGGCGACGGCCGCGCCAAGATCCTCAACGGCGGCAGCCTCCTCACGCTCTCCCTCGACAAGGCTTCCGGCTCCGGCTTCCAGTCCAAGAACCAGTACTTGTTCGGCAAGATTGACATGCAGCTCAAGCTCGTGCCCGGCAACTCGGCCGGCACCGTCACCTCCTACTAC CTGTCCTCGTTGGGTTCGAACCACGATGAAATTGACTTCGAATTTCTTGGCAACCTAAGTGGAGACCCCTACGTTCTGCACACGAACGTGTTCACGCAAGGAAAGGGAAACAGAGAGCAGCAATTCTATCTCTGGTTCGACCCCACTAAAGATTTCCACACCTACTCCATTCTATGGAACCCTCAAAGCATCAT CTTTTCGGTGGACGGAACTCCGATCAGGCAATTCAAGAACCTGGAATCGAAGGGGATCCCATTCCCCAAGAGCCAGCCGATGTGGATATACTCGAGCCTGTGGGACGCCGAGGACTGGGCGACGAGGGGCGGCCTGGTGAAGACGGACTGGAGCCAGGCCCCTTTCACCGCCGCCTACCGGAACTTCGCGGCCCAGGCGTGCGTGTGGACGGCGGCGTCGGCTGGGGCGTGTAATTCGAACGGGTCCGGCGACTCGTGGCTGAGGCAATCGCTGGACAGCGCGGGGGAGGCGAGGATGAAGTGGGCGCAGAAGAATTACATGATCTACAATTACTGCGCCGACACGAAACGCTTTCCTCAGGGGCCTCCTCCGGAGTGCTCGCTGACATGA